ATCAAGAAATGAAAGACGAAGCACAACGTGCTATCGAAGGCGTTGATGGCATTCGTAAGATACACAACCAAATTCGCATTGGTTCAAATATTGGTATAAGCACACAAACTCATGACTCATGGCTTACCTCTAAAGTTAAAACCCAATTACTCACCACAGAGAGCATCAGCAGTAATAACATCAAAGTAGTTACAGAGAATGGCGAAGTCTTTTTAATGGGCTTAGTGAGCGACTCTGAAGCAAATTTAGCGGTTGATGTAGCACGTAACGTATCAGGCGTTGAACGTGTTA
The nucleotide sequence above comes from Pseudoalteromonas shioyasakiensis. Encoded proteins:
- the yraP gene encoding divisome-associated lipoprotein YraP, coding for MFKQSLIVFGTVLLLQGCAAAVVAGTAGAVTAANDRRTIGSQIDDNNIEIKSSIAISENERLHKYANVNVISVNGIVLMIGQVANQEMKDEAQRAIEGVDGIRKIHNQIRIGSNIGISTQTHDSWLTSKVKTQLLTTESISSNNIKVVTENGEVFLMGLVSDSEANLAVDVARNVSGVERVIKVFEYL